From Streptomyces sp. Edi4, one genomic window encodes:
- a CDS encoding tetratricopeptide repeat protein has product MRDSHRAEAERLLVRAVEEEVRRSGGRSDGNALLSRGRGALDALAQSAAEEYAAYTHALDEAAAGQLSFKERFGRDGGPTALLATGVGAAAAIVVDGALGFGAGGAVGAGAAVLVAGAAATVAKVTLSHVPAAHHRAGALSQPGGLEQLRLQWLTALEVRGIRPFLDQQRVVSPQPQQKKKVPTQLRGTDKSAAARRRSVLEQSFGHLPDPQGPFAGRRTELARIGQWVQAARASTETRPVVVVLHGAPGSGRSTLALRAAHALRDQFRGACLVDMRGGGPAGENPLPTRDALLHLLNRLGAPREQLLFRNGATPDRAESKAWGRSSPEQQVRRLAELYHQHLTGLAVTVVLDDTDDPEQVCTLVPQRSEGLVLVTSSKPLELPADFPAWVHQLPVEPLDAAGAEELLREAAEEKDSGPYDAESAELVRQLCGGLPLALRVAGSSLGPRSPRALASDLSAYGPVAPTERALWLRYTDQSEPARRLLRRLALAGRASLGAAAAAALLAADEQEAQRQLTALATAGLIDHVRGSRYRLHDVVRSFALARLADEEDPGERVAAQERLIRNYAELADAVGRMVDGKMSTRAGQFGGHGFPSLDAALRWLDDESSFITAALRQAEGVDQEAVLSLLGALCDYCLLRGDLYRLGEISELTQAVGQGLLVRSVQWRTGIAARQLGELDTARTTLSSVVDLYREAQHDAGQALALCSLGITLHHQGNLAEAAARLREAIGLQGGEELSGDRAWSLHALAAVERDRANLSTARTLLATALALHRENESLHGEAWTHFQLGQLHLRAGEVPRAEAELRAALDLYGHTRDGRGEAWALTQLARARLVEGDAGPAIDGLRQALARHREQEDARGEAWTLYYLGQALEERGDRDEAVRDLERARTMFSRMRDVYGLACARHHSGRVTRDQRAAQTGNLRNSGFARQLLVDARTDFHRIGVAHGEAWTCLELALIDAGNNRPGPALALCDEATALFASYDDRRGGDWARFLRCTLLPYAGAGGVEVGTAVAQEELAELLRAGHDARDSKLEDCVEAFALMLERGVSLEAGWQAWQLGMVPDRHAREVMGVPASADAASPASGPPTP; this is encoded by the coding sequence ATGCGGGACAGCCATCGGGCCGAGGCCGAACGGCTGTTGGTACGCGCCGTGGAGGAAGAGGTACGGCGCTCCGGCGGGCGGTCCGACGGCAACGCGCTGCTCTCCCGGGGCCGGGGCGCACTCGACGCGCTGGCGCAGAGCGCGGCCGAGGAGTACGCGGCGTACACCCACGCCCTGGACGAGGCGGCGGCCGGACAGCTCTCCTTCAAAGAGCGCTTCGGACGCGACGGCGGCCCAACGGCGTTGCTGGCGACGGGAGTTGGCGCGGCCGCCGCGATCGTGGTCGACGGGGCGCTCGGGTTCGGCGCGGGCGGCGCGGTGGGGGCGGGGGCGGCCGTCCTGGTGGCCGGCGCCGCCGCGACGGTCGCCAAGGTGACGCTCTCGCACGTGCCGGCCGCCCACCACAGGGCCGGGGCGCTCAGCCAGCCGGGCGGCCTCGAACAGCTGCGGTTGCAGTGGCTGACCGCCCTCGAGGTGCGCGGCATCCGGCCCTTCCTCGACCAGCAGCGGGTGGTGAGCCCCCAGCCGCAGCAGAAGAAGAAGGTGCCGACGCAGCTGCGCGGCACCGACAAGAGCGCGGCCGCGCGACGCAGGTCGGTCCTTGAGCAGTCGTTCGGCCATCTGCCCGATCCGCAGGGCCCGTTCGCGGGCCGGCGGACGGAGCTGGCCCGGATCGGCCAGTGGGTGCAGGCGGCCCGCGCCTCCACCGAGACCCGCCCCGTCGTCGTGGTCCTGCACGGCGCGCCCGGCTCGGGCCGCAGCACCCTGGCGCTCCGAGCGGCGCACGCCCTGCGCGACCAGTTCCGGGGCGCGTGCCTGGTCGACATGCGCGGCGGCGGCCCTGCGGGCGAGAACCCCCTGCCCACCAGGGACGCGCTGCTCCATCTGCTCAACCGGCTCGGCGCCCCCCGCGAACAGCTGCTCTTCCGCAATGGGGCCACCCCTGACCGGGCGGAGTCGAAAGCGTGGGGAAGGTCGTCGCCCGAGCAGCAGGTGCGCCGCCTGGCCGAGCTCTACCACCAGCATCTGACGGGCCTCGCGGTCACCGTCGTCCTGGACGACACCGACGACCCCGAGCAGGTGTGCACCCTGGTGCCGCAGCGCTCCGAGGGCCTGGTCCTTGTCACCTCGTCCAAGCCGCTGGAGCTGCCCGCCGACTTCCCGGCGTGGGTGCACCAGCTGCCGGTGGAACCACTGGACGCGGCGGGCGCGGAGGAGCTGCTGCGCGAGGCCGCCGAAGAGAAGGACAGCGGCCCCTACGACGCCGAATCGGCCGAGCTGGTAAGGCAGTTGTGCGGCGGGCTGCCGTTGGCGCTGCGCGTCGCCGGGTCCTCGCTGGGGCCGCGTTCGCCGCGCGCGCTCGCCTCGGACCTGTCGGCGTACGGTCCGGTCGCGCCCACCGAGCGGGCCCTGTGGCTGCGCTACACCGACCAGTCCGAGCCGGCCCGCCGCCTGCTGCGCCGCCTCGCGCTCGCGGGCCGGGCCTCGCTGGGCGCGGCCGCCGCGGCGGCCCTGCTCGCCGCCGACGAACAGGAGGCGCAGCGCCAGCTCACCGCGCTCGCGACGGCCGGCCTCATCGACCATGTGCGGGGCAGCCGTTACCGCCTGCACGACGTCGTACGCTCCTTCGCCCTGGCGCGTCTGGCCGACGAGGAGGACCCCGGCGAGCGGGTGGCGGCCCAGGAACGCCTGATCCGCAACTACGCGGAGCTCGCCGACGCGGTGGGGCGGATGGTCGACGGCAAGATGTCGACCAGGGCCGGCCAGTTCGGCGGCCACGGCTTCCCCTCGCTCGACGCGGCGCTGCGCTGGCTCGACGACGAGTCGAGCTTCATCACGGCGGCCCTGCGCCAGGCCGAGGGCGTCGACCAGGAGGCCGTGCTCAGCCTGCTCGGCGCGCTGTGCGACTACTGCCTGCTGCGCGGCGACCTCTACCGCCTGGGCGAGATCAGCGAGCTGACGCAGGCCGTCGGCCAGGGGCTCCTGGTGCGATCGGTGCAGTGGCGCACCGGTATCGCGGCCCGTCAGCTCGGCGAGCTGGACACCGCGCGTACGACGCTGTCCTCGGTGGTCGACCTCTACCGCGAGGCCCAGCACGACGCGGGCCAGGCGCTGGCCCTGTGTTCGCTGGGCATCACCCTGCACCACCAGGGCAATCTGGCCGAGGCGGCGGCCCGGCTGCGTGAGGCGATCGGCCTCCAGGGCGGCGAGGAGCTGTCCGGCGACCGCGCCTGGTCGCTGCACGCGCTCGCGGCGGTCGAGCGCGACCGCGCGAACCTGTCCACCGCGCGGACCCTGCTCGCCACCGCACTGGCCCTGCACCGCGAGAACGAGTCCTTGCACGGCGAGGCCTGGACCCACTTCCAGCTCGGCCAGCTCCATCTGCGGGCCGGTGAAGTGCCGCGCGCCGAGGCCGAGTTGCGTGCCGCGCTCGATCTGTACGGGCACACCCGCGACGGGCGCGGCGAGGCCTGGGCGCTGACCCAGCTGGCCCGGGCCCGGCTCGTCGAGGGCGACGCGGGGCCCGCGATCGACGGGCTGCGCCAGGCGCTTGCGCGCCACCGCGAGCAGGAGGACGCGCGCGGCGAGGCGTGGACGCTGTACTACCTGGGCCAGGCCCTGGAGGAGCGCGGCGACCGCGATGAGGCGGTACGCGACCTGGAGCGGGCCCGCACGATGTTCTCGCGCATGCGGGACGTGTACGGGCTGGCGTGCGCCCGCCACCACTCGGGCCGGGTCACCCGCGACCAGCGGGCCGCCCAGACCGGCAATCTGCGCAATTCCGGCTTCGCCCGGCAGCTCCTGGTCGACGCGCGCACCGACTTCCACCGCATCGGGGTGGCACACGGCGAGGCCTGGACCTGCCTTGAGCTGGCGTTGATCGACGCGGGCAACAACCGGCCTGGCCCGGCGCTCGCCCTGTGCGACGAGGCGACCGCCCTCTTCGCCTCCTACGACGACCGGCGCGGCGGCGACTGGGCCCGCTTCCTGCGCTGCACGCTGCTGCCGTACGCGGGCGCGGGCGGCGTGGAGGTGGGCACGGCGGTCGCGCAGGAGGAGCTGGCCGAGCTGTTGCGCGCCGGGCACGACGCCCGCGACAGCAAGCTGGAGGACTGTGTGGAGGCCTTCGCGCTCATGCTGGAGCGCGGTGTCTCCCTGGAGGCGGGCTGGCAGGCCTGGCAGCTCGGCATGGTCCCGGACCGGCACGCCCGGGAGGTCATGGGCGTACCGGCTTCGGCGGACGCCGCATCGCCCGCGAGCGGCCCGCCGACCCCGTAG
- a CDS encoding redoxin domain-containing protein — MHVTVESTEGPVGIPSAEHPWTALFFITEPGIGEVLPELGGCTTGLCSVRDDAARFARAGVRVLGVSAHAPGHLAKFARARDLGYPLVGDSGLTLGRELGVPEVTAHGRTLFARAAVILDRAGEVRALLHPVPDPARHAALVLDKLDELMAAKADGA; from the coding sequence ATGCACGTCACCGTCGAGAGCACCGAAGGTCCGGTCGGCATCCCGTCCGCCGAACATCCCTGGACCGCGCTGTTCTTCATCACCGAGCCCGGCATCGGGGAGGTTCTGCCCGAACTGGGCGGCTGCACCACGGGGTTGTGCTCCGTGCGGGACGATGCCGCCCGGTTCGCCCGGGCCGGCGTCCGTGTTCTCGGCGTCAGCGCGCACGCGCCGGGACACCTGGCCAAGTTCGCCCGCGCCCGCGACCTGGGGTACCCGCTGGTGGGCGACAGCGGCCTGACGCTCGGCCGGGAGCTCGGCGTTCCCGAGGTGACGGCGCACGGGCGGACGCTGTTCGCCCGGGCGGCGGTGATCCTCGACCGCGCGGGTGAGGTGCGGGCGCTGCTGCACCCCGTGCCGGACCCCGCGCGGCACGCGGCGCTGGTCCTCGACAAGCTCGACGAGCTCATGGCGGCGAAGGCCGACGGCGCCTGA
- a CDS encoding PIN domain-containing protein — MKERPTRSLVLDSEALSLLLRNDRGMAARIEASRQAGVPVLVSVLTIVEAVHGKTDLARLKWVLSRLRVETVTQEDSLTAVELLQDAGGLHGHKYAIDALVAALALRVPSPVIVLTSDRDDWSKLCGSRVIIREV, encoded by the coding sequence GTGAAGGAGCGGCCGACCCGCTCGCTGGTGCTCGACTCCGAAGCGCTCTCCCTGCTGCTGCGCAACGACCGCGGTATGGCGGCTCGCATCGAGGCATCCCGGCAGGCGGGGGTTCCCGTCCTCGTGTCCGTGCTGACCATTGTGGAAGCCGTCCACGGGAAGACCGATCTGGCGCGTTTGAAGTGGGTGCTCTCCCGGCTGCGGGTGGAAACGGTCACCCAGGAGGACTCCTTGACCGCGGTGGAGCTGCTTCAGGACGCAGGCGGGCTGCACGGGCACAAGTACGCCATCGACGCCCTCGTCGCCGCGCTCGCGCTCCGCGTCCCGAGCCCCGTGATCGTTCTGACCTCCGACCGCGACGACTGGTCGAAGCTCTGCGGGAGCCGCGTGATCATCAGAGAGGTGTGA